Proteins from a genomic interval of Rosa chinensis cultivar Old Blush chromosome 2, RchiOBHm-V2, whole genome shotgun sequence:
- the LOC112186978 gene encoding probable mediator of RNA polymerase II transcription subunit 26c, producing MDYDDLRTIVHTSGVDVFTFIDAAIAVAAVDEDSELRRRRDGIVERLYGATCAPPLPPPRCQNCDGDGMNANQQPKGVSPATPQSVDNRDEEDEEEEEELDPCAGLFDDEPKKILDIKKQLEDPDQSEDSLVELLQSLVDMDISFQDLKDTDIGRQVSQLRKQHQGEVVRKLAKQLVRKWKGIVDEWVKLHGEEPTNSVMVDGDSPQQKIHLNGHHQVPDFGYSPNPHNGSSGSDKNNSEPERKPKLIPRREVPPKPIQSVSAAQNRQREQRERNFDADDKLASARKRLQANYKEAENAKRQRTIQVMDIHEIPKPKNSFIAKNKGGGGSGSHQGRHW from the exons atGGATTACGACGACTTGAGGACGATTGTGCACACCTCAGGGGTGGACGTGTTCACGTTCATCGACGCGGCGATCGCGGTGGCTGCGGTGGATGAGGACAGCGAGCTAAGGCGCCGGAGAGACGGTATCGTGGAGCGTCTCTACGGCGCCACGTGTGCCCCGCCGCTGCCGCCGCCGCGGTGCCAGAACTGCGACGGAGATGGGATGAACGCGAACCAGCAGCCCAAAGGAGTTTCGCCGGCGACGCCGCAATCGGTGGATAACAGAGAcgaggaggatgaggaggaggaagaggagttGGATCCCTGCGCTGGATTGTTCGATGATGAGCCCAAGAAGATTCTTGATATCAAGAAGCAGCTTGAGGATCCTGATCAG TCTGAGGATTCTCTGGTTGAATTGCTTCAAAGCCTAGTTGACATGGATATATCATTCCAAGACCTCAAG GATACTGATATTGGGAGGCAAGTGAGTCAATTACGCAAGCAACATCAAGGCGAGGTTGTTCGGAAATTGGCGAAGCAACTTGTCAG gaaaTGGAAAGGTATTGTGGATGAATGGGTGAAGTTACATGGAGAAGAGCCAACTAATTCAGTCATGG TTGACGGAGACTCACCACAGCAGAAAATTCACCTGAATGGTCATCACCAG GTGCCTGATTTTGGTTACTCCCCAAATCCTCATA ATGGGAGTTCTGGGTCAGACAAGAACAATTCAGAACCAGAACGCAAGCCCAAGTTGATTCCTCGGAGAGAAGTTCCACCAAAACCAATCCAATCTGTGTCTGCTGCTCAAAAT AGACAGAGAGAACAGAGGGAAAGAAATTTTGACGCTGACGATAAACTGGCTTCAGCACGAAAACGACTTCAAGCGAattacaaagaagctgagaatg CCAAAAGGCAAAGAACAATTCAAGTGATGGACATCCATGAGATACCAAAACCGAAGAACTCCTTCATCGCCAAGAACAAAGGCGGCGGAGGTAGCGGTTCTCACCAGGGCAGGCATTGGTGA